DNA sequence from the Anaerosporomusa subterranea genome:
AGAAATTCTGGCTGAACGCAAGCATATTGCCATCTACCCGGCCTCTCACTTTGTCACCTCTCGCGAAAATCTGGAGCGAGCGGTTGTCGATATTGAGGCTGAACTAACTGAACGCTTGGCTTGGCTGCGAGCGAATAATAAGCTATTAGAAGCGCAGCGCTTGGAGCAACGTACGAATTATGATCTGGAAATGATGCTGGAGATGGGTTATTGCAGCGGCATCGAGAATTACTCGCGGCACCTGACTGGCCGGAAGGCGGGCGAGTCGCCATTTACGCTGGTGGATTATTTTCCTGAGGATTTTTTGATTGTTGTCGATGAGTCGCATGTTACTATGCCGCAGGTTCGCGGCATGTACGCCGGCGACCGTTCTCGCAAGGAAAATCTGATTGAGCATGGCTTTCGCCTGCCGTCTGCCTTTGATAACCGACCGCTGATGTTTGATGAATTTGTCGAACGGATCAATCAGATTGTTTACGTGTCCGCTACTCCTGCTACCTATGAACTGCAGGCAGCCAGTCAGGTCGCCCAGCAGATTATTCGCCCGACCGGGCTAGTTGATCCGGAGATTGATATTCGTCCGATTCAAGGTCAGATGGATGATTTATTGGGTGAAATCAAAGAACGGGTCGCTAACCACGAACGAACCCTGGTGACGACTCTGACCAAGAAGATGGCTGAAGATCTGACTGAGTATTTCAAGGAAATGGGTATCAAAGTACGCTATCTGCACTCAGAGATTGTTACCATCGAACGCGGCGAGATTATCCGTGATTTGCGGGCAGGCGTATTTGACGTGCTGGTAGGCATTAACCTGCTGCGCGAGGGCCTAGACTTGCCAGAAGTTTCGCTTGTCGCGATTCTCGATGCTGATAAAGAGGGCTTCTTACGTTCTGACACTTCGCTGATTCAAACCATCGGTCGCGCTGCCCGTAATGTGCATGGACGGGTTATCATGTATGCTGATCGGATTACCGATTCGATGCGTCGGGCAATTGATGAAACCAACCGCCGCCGGGAAGTGCAGACCGCCTATAATATTGAACATGGCATTACGCCCCAGACGGTGCAGAAACGGGTCAAAGATTTAATTGAAACCACTAAAGTTGCGGAACAAGCAGCTCCCTATACGGCTGACCGCTGGAGTAAGATGACTGCGCCAGAGGCTCAGGATATCTTGGTCAATCTGGAAAAAGAAATGCGTCAAGCCTCCAAACAACTTGAATTTGAACGAGCAGCTGAATTGCGCGATATGATTGTTGAACTTCGGCAGAAGTTTGGCGTGAGTCTGGGGACGGCGAAGACGAAGGAAAAGGGAACGAAAAAGTCAGGGAAGATCGCCACGCTTCGCTCGCGATGATAAATACCCGGGCTTGCTTATGACGTGATGTATGGAATTTGTGAAATTCTTAGATGGAGCTGCGTTTAACACAAAGCGTACAAACATTGCAAAGTGAATAATATAAAAATCTGACTATCCCCTTTACTTGCGAACACATGTGTGTATATAATGAGAATGTATGTTCGTAACAACAAGGTGAAGAAAGGCAAAGAAATTGAAAGATAAAAACAAAATCATTGTCAAAGGCGCCAGGCAGCACAATCTAAAGAATATTGATATAGAGATCCCGCGCGACCAATTGGTCGTCATCACTGGATTGAGCGGATCGGGCAAATCGTCGCTGGCGTTTGATACGATCTACGCTGAGGGGCAGAGACGCTATGTTGAGTCGTTGTCGGCTTATGCCCGCCAATTTCTTGGACAAATGGACAAGCCGGATGTTGATTACATCGAGGGCTTATCACCAGCAATTTCTATTGATCAGAAAACAACTAGCCGTAATCCTCGCTCGACAGTCGGTACGGTAACGGAAATCTATGATTACCTGCGCCTGTTATTCGCACGCGCTGGTCGGCCGCATTGTCCGAAATGCGGTAAACCGATTACCCAGCAGACGGTTGAGCAGATTGTTGATCAACTGATGGCTCTGGGAGAAGGCGCTCGTCTAACGATTCTTGCTACCATTATCCGCGGTAAAAAGGGCGAGCATCAAAAGGTGCTTGAGGATATTCGCAAAGATGGCTTTGTGCGGGTCAGGCTGGACGGTGAGATCCGTGAGCTGTCGGATGATATTAGCTTGGAAAAGAATAAAAAACATACAATTGATGTTGTGGTTGATCGGATTATTATCCGCGATGCTGTGGAAGGCCGCTTGGCCGATTCGCTCGAGACCGCGCTGCGCTTGGGAAAAGGTGTGGTATCTGCACTGCTGGCCGATGGCAAGGAACTGACCTTCAGCCAGAATTTTGCCTGCGTCGAGTGTGGCATCAGTTTGCCCGAGATCGCACCGCGTATGTTTTCCTTCAATAGCCCTTTTGGGGCCTGTCCGGATTGCACCGGCTTGGGTAACAATATGGAGATTGATATTTCGCTGGTTGTGCCTGATGCCACTAAGTCGCTGATTGACGGGGCGATTGCGCCATTATCGAAGAATACCAATTCCTATTTCATGTGTCAGCTTGAGGCCGTTCTTGATGCCTACGGTCTTTCCCTCTACAATACCTGGGACAGTTTGCCGGCAGACATGCAGCAGATCATCCTGTTTGGCGATGGCGAGAAGCGTTACAGCTTTACTTATGAAAATATGTATGGTGAAGAGCGGACCTACCATACCGCCTTCGAGGGCGCGGTGCCGCTGTTGAATCGCAGATACCGCGAGACCAACTCAGACTGGTCGCGGGAAGAAATCGAAGAATTTATGAGTTCCAAACCGTGTCCTACCTGCAAAGGAGCCAGACTGAAGCCAGAGTCTCTGTCAGTGTTAGTGGGTGGGAAAAACATCTATGATGTGACTCGGTTGACCATTGCCGATGGATATGACTTTTTTGAGAACCTGCAATTAACTGAGCGTGAACAAACCATTGCCCGCCAAATACTCAAAGAAATTAAGGCCAGGCTGGGTTTTTTGATTAATGTCGGTCTGGATTATCTTTCACTTGATCGCGAGGCAGGCACTCTATCCGGCGGTGAAGCGCAACGTATCCGGCTGGCCACTCAAATTGGCTCCGGCTTGGTTGGCGTGCTCTATATTTTGGACGAGCCCAGTATCGGTCTGCACCAACGCGACAACCAAAGACTGCTGTCAACACTCGAACGACTGCGCAACCTGGGGAATACTTTGCTAGTGGTCGAACACGATGAAGACACGATGCGGGCTGCTGACCATATTATCGATATCGGACCGATGGCCGGAGCGGCCGGTGGGCATGTGGTGGCCCAGGGAACGATTGCTGATATTATCGCTGTTGAAGAATCGATTACCGGCCAATATTTGTCAGGCAAGAAGAAGATCCCTGTGCCGGAGGTCA
Encoded proteins:
- the uvrB gene encoding excinuclease ABC subunit UvrB gives rise to the protein MAVVPKLKTIYQEGGVPFKVEAPFVPTGDQPRAIEELVAGVNRGDWAQVLLGATGTGKTFTIAKLIERVQKPTLVIAHNKTLAAQLASEFKEFFPNNAVEYFVSYYDYYQPEAYIAHTDTYIEKDASINDEIDKLRHSATSSLFERRDVIIVASVSCIYGLGSPDEYRGLVLSLRQGQTRDRDDILRKLVAIQYERNDVNFVRGKFRVRGDVVEVFPAGYAERAVRIEMFGDEIERILEVDTMTGEILAERKHIAIYPASHFVTSRENLERAVVDIEAELTERLAWLRANNKLLEAQRLEQRTNYDLEMMLEMGYCSGIENYSRHLTGRKAGESPFTLVDYFPEDFLIVVDESHVTMPQVRGMYAGDRSRKENLIEHGFRLPSAFDNRPLMFDEFVERINQIVYVSATPATYELQAASQVAQQIIRPTGLVDPEIDIRPIQGQMDDLLGEIKERVANHERTLVTTLTKKMAEDLTEYFKEMGIKVRYLHSEIVTIERGEIIRDLRAGVFDVLVGINLLREGLDLPEVSLVAILDADKEGFLRSDTSLIQTIGRAARNVHGRVIMYADRITDSMRRAIDETNRRREVQTAYNIEHGITPQTVQKRVKDLIETTKVAEQAAPYTADRWSKMTAPEAQDILVNLEKEMRQASKQLEFERAAELRDMIVELRQKFGVSLGTAKTKEKGTKKSGKIATLRSR
- the uvrA gene encoding excinuclease ABC subunit UvrA — translated: MKDKNKIIVKGARQHNLKNIDIEIPRDQLVVITGLSGSGKSSLAFDTIYAEGQRRYVESLSAYARQFLGQMDKPDVDYIEGLSPAISIDQKTTSRNPRSTVGTVTEIYDYLRLLFARAGRPHCPKCGKPITQQTVEQIVDQLMALGEGARLTILATIIRGKKGEHQKVLEDIRKDGFVRVRLDGEIRELSDDISLEKNKKHTIDVVVDRIIIRDAVEGRLADSLETALRLGKGVVSALLADGKELTFSQNFACVECGISLPEIAPRMFSFNSPFGACPDCTGLGNNMEIDISLVVPDATKSLIDGAIAPLSKNTNSYFMCQLEAVLDAYGLSLYNTWDSLPADMQQIILFGDGEKRYSFTYENMYGEERTYHTAFEGAVPLLNRRYRETNSDWSREEIEEFMSSKPCPTCKGARLKPESLSVLVGGKNIYDVTRLTIADGYDFFENLQLTEREQTIARQILKEIKARLGFLINVGLDYLSLDREAGTLSGGEAQRIRLATQIGSGLVGVLYILDEPSIGLHQRDNQRLLSTLERLRNLGNTLLVVEHDEDTMRAADHIIDIGPMAGAAGGHVVAQGTIADIIAVEESITGQYLSGKKKIPVPEVRRQPNGKWLTVAGARENNLKNIDVAFPLGLFTAVTGVSGSGKSTLVNEILFKGLANRLYGGRQRPGDHDTIHGLEYIDKIIDIDQSPIGRTPRSNPATYTGLFDTIREVFSQTSEAKMRGYKPGRFSFNVRGGRCEACKGDGIIKIEMHFLPDVYVPCEVCKGARYNRETLEVRYKGKTISQVLDMVVDEAVEFFRNIPKLNRKLQILQDVGLGYIKLGQPATTLSGGEAQRVKLSTELARRSTGKTLYILDEPTTGLHTADIHRLLEVLQRLVDGGDSVVVIEHNLDVIKTADYCIDLGPEGGQRGGMVVAKGTPEEIAATEASYTGKFLKPLL